A portion of the Coraliomargarita parva genome contains these proteins:
- a CDS encoding PEP-CTERM sorting domain-containing protein — MNPKNILLTSAALFAAFPIYAATYSWQSSTSGNWSEAANWDQTGFPSTYGNSVTTPTNTGTAVLDTDIELDQILNSGAAWTIQVSGTRTASLDSLVVGGYGSLEFYIIDPSYSLDMTVGNLSVYTGTLALGRANGFADRTITNLNVTGSTLIRGTLNVNATGTASFGEVNVDGGNFSIFALRTSSTASGGVTTAGLYGDSGQVYTTSASAATTTVLTGNLTIDTAAATDYTFGGTILDRAGSGTGGDVSLALVKNGTGTQRLSGANTYTNTTTVNAGTLLVNGTHTGAGAYQINGGMLGGTGSITTDNADIVVANGGGLTPGDGGVGTLTLDLGTGTLDLSGALQAANALAFQIDTIASSDLIDLTGILNIGTGLLDFDSFDFSLLAGVEAGTYTLISSTESIVGSLGATTSGTVGDWTFDLYLSGDNQNVLMDVATIPEPSTFALLAGLFGLASIAIRRRSR; from the coding sequence ATGAACCCTAAGAACATCCTACTCACATCGGCAGCGCTTTTCGCGGCATTCCCGATATACGCCGCAACCTACTCATGGCAATCGAGCACATCAGGTAACTGGAGTGAAGCTGCGAACTGGGACCAAACGGGCTTTCCCTCGACATATGGCAATAGCGTTACGACGCCAACTAACACCGGTACGGCGGTGCTTGATACCGATATTGAGCTCGATCAAATTCTTAACTCCGGTGCGGCTTGGACTATTCAGGTCTCCGGCACACGCACTGCGAGCCTGGACTCTCTGGTCGTTGGCGGCTACGGCAGTCTGGAATTCTACATTATCGACCCCTCCTACTCACTGGACATGACGGTCGGCAATCTCTCGGTTTACACGGGTACGCTGGCCCTTGGTCGAGCAAACGGTTTTGCGGACCGGACGATTACGAATTTGAACGTGACTGGTTCGACATTGATCCGAGGGACGCTCAACGTTAATGCCACCGGCACCGCCAGCTTTGGCGAAGTGAATGTGGATGGTGGTAATTTCTCCATCTTCGCACTCAGAACCTCATCTACCGCATCCGGTGGGGTTACTACGGCTGGTCTTTACGGCGACTCCGGCCAAGTCTATACGACCTCCGCCAGTGCCGCAACCACAACCGTGCTGACGGGGAATCTGACAATAGACACTGCCGCCGCCACTGACTACACCTTTGGCGGCACGATCCTCGATCGTGCTGGTAGCGGCACCGGTGGGGACGTCTCCCTGGCCCTCGTGAAAAACGGCACTGGTACGCAGCGCCTCAGCGGAGCCAACACTTACACGAACACGACGACAGTCAATGCCGGCACCCTGCTGGTCAACGGTACGCACACCGGTGCGGGTGCCTATCAGATTAACGGCGGTATGCTGGGTGGCACCGGTTCGATCACGACCGACAATGCCGACATCGTTGTCGCCAATGGTGGCGGACTGACCCCGGGTGACGGTGGCGTGGGCACACTCACTCTTGACCTGGGAACGGGCACGCTGGACCTCTCCGGTGCCCTGCAGGCTGCGAACGCCTTGGCTTTCCAGATCGACACGATTGCCTCGTCCGACCTCATCGACTTGACTGGCATCCTCAACATTGGCACTGGCCTGCTGGACTTCGACAGCTTCGACTTCTCGCTGCTCGCAGGTGTTGAAGCGGGCACCTATACGCTGATTTCCTCGACCGAAAGCATCGTTGGTAGCCTCGGGGCCACCACCAGCGGCACTGTCGGCGATTGGACCTTCGACCTTTACCTCTCTGGTGACAACCAAAACGTTCTGATGGATGTCGCCACGATTCCGGAGCCTTCAACATTCGCACTGTTAGCCGGGCTGTTTGGCTTGGCGAGTATCGCGATTCGCCGTCGTAGCCGGTAA
- a CDS encoding GntR family transcriptional regulator: MPGERELCQTLLVSRPTLSKALKTLEREGLLESSAKSRRKIVPEFDTKPKREGPVVLLLPQALETMELHTVLWINRLRMDMSGVPREFSIRVDPRVFSENCEVHLERVTRSMDASCWVIPYTTRAMQHWIVDSKLPFVVVGSCFKGVALHSVDLDFRSVGRHAAGMLLSRGHKFLCMVTTGRVNAGGRLTELGFLDGCRTHSDGGDPGGNRDA, encoded by the coding sequence TTGCCGGGGGAACGGGAGCTGTGCCAGACCCTCCTCGTCAGTCGTCCGACGCTGTCCAAAGCCCTGAAGACATTGGAACGGGAAGGGCTGCTTGAGTCCTCGGCGAAAAGCCGCAGGAAGATCGTTCCGGAGTTTGACACCAAGCCAAAGCGGGAAGGGCCGGTCGTGTTGCTGCTGCCACAGGCACTCGAAACGATGGAACTGCATACCGTTCTTTGGATTAATCGCCTGCGGATGGACATGTCGGGCGTGCCTCGAGAATTCAGTATCCGCGTCGATCCGCGCGTGTTTTCGGAAAACTGTGAGGTGCACCTGGAGCGAGTCACGCGTTCCATGGATGCGTCGTGTTGGGTGATTCCCTATACGACACGCGCGATGCAGCATTGGATTGTCGACAGTAAGCTTCCGTTCGTGGTGGTCGGTTCATGCTTCAAGGGAGTTGCACTGCATTCGGTGGATCTTGATTTTAGGTCTGTGGGTCGGCATGCGGCCGGGATGTTGCTGTCTAGAGGGCATAAGTTTCTCTGTATGGTAACTACGGGGCGGGTGAATGCAGGCGGCAGGCTGACCGAGCTCGGTTTTCTTGACGGCTGTCGGACGCATTCAGACGGGGGAGATCCAGGCGGAAATCGTGACGCATAG
- a CDS encoding GDSL-type esterase/lipase family protein, which translates to MKNHTIYLLLALLGASVSCSANTENPAVTPAIRNPWLDQHKRIDARLQRGPSDILFIGDSITFNWSSNSRGKPVWDKHYAKMDIVNMGISGDKTENILWRLQNGSLKEVDPKVAVVLAGINNIHRDSPEEIAAGVEAVVNEVLEDCPSCQVLLMGLFPRGYQPTAMERPKVKAVNAIISKMAENPRIEFLDIGEQFLDEDGVFTKEMSPDALHPLAPGYEIWANAMDPIIREMLSNPTVAK; encoded by the coding sequence ATGAAAAATCACACGATCTATTTATTACTGGCGCTGCTTGGCGCCTCGGTTTCCTGTTCGGCGAATACCGAAAATCCTGCGGTGACCCCGGCGATTCGAAATCCCTGGTTGGACCAGCACAAGCGGATCGATGCGCGCTTGCAGAGAGGGCCCTCGGATATTCTTTTTATCGGTGATTCGATCACCTTCAACTGGTCCTCGAACAGCCGGGGTAAACCGGTCTGGGACAAGCATTACGCCAAGATGGACATCGTGAACATGGGCATCAGCGGTGACAAGACCGAGAACATCCTTTGGCGTCTGCAAAACGGCAGCCTCAAGGAAGTGGATCCCAAGGTCGCCGTGGTTCTGGCCGGCATCAATAACATTCACCGTGATAGTCCCGAGGAAATCGCTGCGGGCGTGGAAGCGGTTGTCAATGAGGTGCTGGAGGATTGCCCCTCCTGCCAGGTGCTGCTCATGGGGCTGTTCCCCCGCGGTTACCAACCGACCGCGATGGAGCGTCCCAAGGTGAAAGCGGTGAACGCGATCATCTCAAAAATGGCCGAGAATCCGCGTATCGAGTTTTTGGATATCGGGGAGCAGTTTCTCGATGAAGACGGTGTTTTCACCAAGGAAATGTCACCCGATGCGCTCCATCCGCTGGCCCCGGGCTATGAGATCTGGGCGAATGCGATGGATCCGATCATCCGGGAGATGTTGAGCAACCCTACAGTGGCAAAATAA
- a CDS encoding sialate O-acetylesterase — protein sequence MRINLFAISLMLGLMASSVSGLSLPSIFSDHMVLQRDQRNPVWGQAAPGDRITVSIQEQHYEVVAGDDGKWRIWLEPMPAGGPFTLEVKGGTTIQFTDVLVGEVWFCSGQSNMQWAVGNSNDADVEVASANYPQIRLLTVPMVGRQEPQENFKGEWKVCSPESVKWFSGVGYFFGRRIYNALNVPVGLIDNSWGGSAAEAWIPRNVLAEDARYADLLQEWDERTRGYTDVLHAEKKAVYQAWVDAGKPEPKQKAPRDPRYAQHRPGNIYNGMLYPTLGYGIRGVIWYQGETNAAYPENYTDLMTKLIDNWRTVWGQGDFPFYWVQLADFKDESSEPQDHEWSYLREAQTMTLDRLDHVGQAVAIDVGEGREIHPRNKQVVANRLARLALSNDYGFKMASQSPRYRDVAFQDSTALVHFDYINKGLYAFDTSEVLGFTIAGNDMKFVKAEAAIAGKDTVKVWSEAVPDPVAVRYAWAANPVCNLYDRNGLPVTPFRTDQ from the coding sequence ATGAGAATTAACCTCTTCGCGATTAGCCTGATGCTAGGGTTGATGGCTTCGTCCGTTTCCGGGCTCAGTCTGCCGAGTATCTTCAGCGACCACATGGTCTTACAGCGTGATCAGAGGAATCCCGTGTGGGGGCAGGCGGCACCGGGGGATCGAATTACTGTAAGCATTCAGGAGCAGCATTATGAAGTTGTTGCTGGCGATGACGGGAAATGGCGCATCTGGCTGGAGCCGATGCCAGCGGGAGGTCCGTTCACTCTGGAAGTGAAGGGAGGGACTACGATTCAGTTTACCGATGTGCTGGTGGGGGAAGTCTGGTTTTGCTCCGGACAGTCGAATATGCAGTGGGCTGTCGGAAATAGTAATGATGCCGATGTGGAAGTGGCCTCTGCGAACTATCCGCAGATTCGTTTGCTTACGGTCCCGATGGTGGGACGACAGGAGCCGCAGGAAAACTTTAAAGGCGAATGGAAGGTCTGTTCGCCGGAGTCAGTGAAGTGGTTTTCCGGGGTTGGCTATTTCTTTGGTCGACGAATCTATAACGCACTGAATGTGCCGGTCGGGCTGATTGATAATTCCTGGGGCGGTTCGGCTGCCGAAGCATGGATTCCCCGTAATGTATTGGCAGAGGATGCGCGCTACGCCGATCTCTTGCAGGAGTGGGACGAACGCACGCGAGGCTATACGGATGTTCTGCATGCTGAAAAGAAAGCGGTCTATCAGGCGTGGGTGGATGCGGGCAAACCAGAGCCGAAACAGAAGGCGCCGAGAGATCCTCGTTACGCGCAGCATCGACCGGGAAATATCTACAACGGCATGCTGTATCCGACCTTAGGCTACGGCATCCGCGGAGTGATCTGGTATCAGGGCGAAACGAATGCGGCATACCCCGAGAATTATACCGACCTGATGACTAAGCTGATCGACAACTGGCGGACGGTCTGGGGGCAGGGTGACTTCCCATTCTATTGGGTGCAACTTGCGGATTTTAAGGACGAGTCCTCGGAGCCACAAGACCATGAATGGTCCTATCTAAGAGAGGCACAAACCATGACGCTGGATCGCTTGGATCATGTCGGTCAGGCGGTTGCCATTGATGTTGGGGAGGGACGTGAGATTCATCCGCGGAACAAGCAAGTAGTTGCCAATCGGCTCGCACGTCTCGCGCTTTCCAATGATTATGGATTCAAGATGGCCAGCCAAAGTCCCAGATACAGGGATGTGGCATTCCAAGACAGCACGGCGTTGGTCCACTTCGATTACATCAACAAGGGGCTCTATGCTTTCGATACCAGTGAAGTGCTTGGCTTTACCATCGCTGGAAACGATATGAAATTTGTCAAAGCCGAAGCCGCAATCGCCGGAAAGGATACGGTTAAAGTCTGGAGCGAGGCGGTTCCCGATCCGGTTGCCGTGCGCTATGCCTGGGCGGCCAATCCGGTGTGTAATCTCTATGACCGTAACGGCCTTCCAGTGACGCCTTTTCGGACGGATCAATAG
- a CDS encoding substrate-binding domain-containing protein, with the protein MTHSGTREGLCRSLSRLIRYKGTPTAFFISGAHETLTTVSWLAQKTLRMGVDYALISRNNDVFLSHLVPSVPCYRRDHEKFSVALVRLIQRILKEPNIPPTSVKVLPEFAPGKALELVNGSDRHQ; encoded by the coding sequence GTGACGCATAGCGGTACGAGGGAAGGCTTGTGCCGGAGTCTGTCGCGCTTGATCCGGTACAAAGGAACACCGACTGCATTTTTTATCTCGGGGGCGCACGAAACGCTCACGACCGTGTCCTGGCTGGCGCAGAAGACTCTTCGTATGGGGGTCGATTACGCCCTGATCTCCCGGAACAACGATGTGTTTCTCTCGCACCTAGTTCCTTCCGTGCCCTGTTACCGGCGTGACCACGAGAAGTTTTCGGTCGCCCTGGTCCGCTTGATCCAGCGCATTTTGAAAGAACCGAACATTCCGCCCACCTCCGTCAAAGTCTTACCCGAGTTTGCCCCCGGGAAGGCGCTTGAATTGGTGAATGGAAGCGACAGGCATCAATAG
- a CDS encoding sialidase family protein, which produces MPSSLETEKNPSVVLPPPGSVINHSYVKEGRYIGSPSIAKLEDGAYVASHDFFGPETKEHEAATTLIFRSDDQGQSWKEIASITPAFWSGLLAHQGALYLFGPTHHHGHMVIRRSDDGGYTWTEPKDTRTGLLTPFGQYHTAPTAFAVYNGRLWRAIEDASGSTRWGERYNPVMMSAPVGADLLRRDSWQFTPVLRHSKEWLDGKFGGWLEGNAVVLPNGQIGDILRVDYNTAGKAAIVSLDDEGQALRFDPELDLIDLPGGATKFTIRHDPESGLYWTLSNAVPAIHSDCEKQTFQRNTLALLCSEDARKWEIRYVVLYHPDPKCHGFQYVDWLFEGDDIIAVSRTAWDDDQGGAKNQHDANFLTFHRIGNFRNLTLADSKQNPFT; this is translated from the coding sequence ATGCCGTCATCACTTGAAACAGAAAAAAATCCCTCTGTGGTTCTGCCGCCTCCCGGCAGCGTCATAAACCACAGCTATGTCAAAGAGGGACGGTACATCGGCTCACCCAGTATCGCCAAACTCGAAGACGGCGCCTATGTGGCCAGCCATGATTTCTTCGGTCCGGAAACCAAGGAACACGAGGCCGCCACCACCCTGATCTTCCGCAGCGACGACCAGGGGCAGAGCTGGAAGGAAATCGCCAGCATCACGCCGGCCTTCTGGTCCGGCCTGCTCGCCCACCAGGGCGCCCTCTACCTCTTCGGACCGACCCACCATCATGGACATATGGTCATCCGGCGCAGCGACGATGGCGGCTACACCTGGACCGAACCGAAAGACACGCGGACCGGGCTTTTGACCCCCTTCGGACAGTACCATACCGCACCGACCGCATTCGCGGTTTACAATGGACGCCTCTGGCGGGCCATTGAGGATGCCAGCGGCAGCACGCGCTGGGGCGAACGCTACAATCCGGTCATGATGTCGGCACCCGTCGGAGCCGACCTCCTTCGCCGCGACAGCTGGCAGTTCACTCCGGTCCTCAGGCACTCCAAGGAGTGGCTGGATGGCAAGTTCGGCGGTTGGCTGGAAGGCAATGCGGTCGTCCTGCCCAATGGACAGATCGGCGACATCCTACGGGTCGACTACAACACGGCGGGCAAAGCGGCCATTGTCAGCCTTGACGATGAGGGACAGGCGCTCCGTTTCGACCCCGAACTCGACCTGATCGACCTGCCCGGCGGTGCCACCAAGTTTACCATCCGCCATGACCCTGAGTCCGGACTGTACTGGACACTCTCCAATGCCGTTCCGGCCATCCACAGCGACTGTGAGAAGCAAACCTTTCAGCGCAACACGCTGGCGCTGCTCTGCTCCGAGGATGCGAGAAAATGGGAAATCCGCTATGTGGTGCTCTACCATCCGGACCCCAAGTGTCATGGCTTCCAATACGTCGACTGGCTCTTCGAGGGGGACGATATCATCGCCGTCAGCCGGACCGCTTGGGATGACGATCAGGGAGGTGCCAAAAACCAACACGATGCCAACTTCCTGACCTTCCATCGCATCGGCAATTTCAGGAATCTGACCCTCGCGGACTCCAAGCAAAACCCGTTCACCTAG
- a CDS encoding sulfatase-like hydrolase/transferase: protein MQPNIIVFFTDQQRWDTLGLNGNKSGLTPNLDRLAAGGTFFKYAVTPQPVCGPARSCLQTGQYASTTGVWCNGPGLKADSPKLAELFAAAGYRTSYIGKWHLSEQEEEGPVPAHARAGYQDWLAANATELVSGPYSARLWNEDNREVQLPGYRVDAQTDVMIRYIAERAAEPVETRKPFLLFQSYLEPHHQNTDDSYPAPDGYDELYRDAPLPPDLAALGGTAPQHWAGYCGMVKRLDEALGRTMDALQSTGLAENTIVVFISDHGCHFKTRNGECKRTPHESSVRVPFAIWGPLWNGGGQRTEAASLVDFMPSLLDSAGIEVPDSVQGRSLLPLTRQASEVWPKESFIQFSDHYVSPGRALRTNRWKYAVTASDEFYGKGDAPVYTETHLYDLKSDPYELNNLVNLASHAQIRDQFKARLLQKMEEVSEPPALIVSAEAMPAGQRTVDYPTYSPAP, encoded by the coding sequence ATGCAACCGAATATCATCGTTTTTTTTACTGATCAGCAACGTTGGGATACTCTGGGTCTCAATGGGAATAAGTCCGGGTTAACTCCAAATTTGGATCGTCTGGCTGCTGGCGGCACATTTTTCAAGTATGCAGTGACTCCGCAGCCAGTCTGTGGGCCGGCACGCAGTTGTTTGCAGACTGGGCAGTATGCCAGCACGACCGGCGTCTGGTGTAATGGGCCTGGTCTAAAGGCAGATTCGCCTAAATTGGCAGAGCTCTTTGCTGCTGCGGGATACCGAACCAGCTACATTGGTAAATGGCATTTGTCCGAGCAGGAGGAAGAGGGCCCGGTTCCGGCCCATGCACGTGCGGGATATCAGGATTGGCTCGCCGCCAATGCGACTGAGTTGGTCAGCGGGCCCTATTCAGCTCGCCTTTGGAATGAGGATAACCGGGAAGTGCAGTTGCCTGGGTATCGGGTGGATGCACAGACCGATGTCATGATTCGCTACATTGCCGAGCGGGCCGCCGAACCGGTTGAGACGCGCAAGCCTTTCCTCCTTTTTCAGTCATATTTGGAACCGCATCACCAAAATACCGATGACTCCTATCCCGCTCCGGATGGCTACGATGAATTGTATCGCGATGCTCCCTTGCCGCCGGATTTGGCAGCACTCGGCGGGACGGCACCTCAACATTGGGCTGGCTATTGTGGTATGGTGAAACGTCTTGATGAGGCTCTGGGACGCACGATGGATGCACTCCAATCAACCGGTCTGGCTGAGAATACAATCGTGGTCTTCATTAGTGACCATGGTTGTCACTTCAAGACGAGGAATGGTGAATGCAAACGGACGCCTCACGAATCGTCCGTGCGTGTGCCTTTTGCCATCTGGGGGCCACTTTGGAACGGAGGTGGGCAACGAACTGAGGCGGCGAGCTTGGTCGATTTCATGCCAAGCCTTCTAGATAGTGCCGGTATTGAGGTCCCCGATTCGGTGCAGGGGAGATCCTTGCTTCCTCTGACGCGTCAAGCTTCGGAAGTTTGGCCGAAAGAAAGCTTTATTCAGTTCAGCGATCACTATGTGTCGCCGGGGCGCGCACTACGCACAAATCGTTGGAAGTATGCCGTCACGGCGAGTGATGAATTTTACGGTAAGGGAGACGCTCCAGTTTATACCGAGACACATCTCTACGATCTAAAAAGCGATCCCTATGAGTTGAACAATCTGGTGAATTTGGCATCACATGCGCAGATACGCGACCAATTCAAAGCACGATTACTTCAGAAGATGGAAGAGGTTAGTGAACCGCCGGCGCTGATCGTTTCAGCAGAGGCAATGCCTGCCGGGCAACGCACGGTCGACTATCCCACGTATTCCCCGGCGCCATAG
- a CDS encoding sialate O-acetylesterase, with protein sequence MKNHHLYLTALCMCGLGTQLPAESIDIFFLAGQSNASGRVHTGYTEDPRDAQVMYYYQTDGPSSNDTTSGGEFTTLQPIDTGYYGPEITLGRALVDQGYNTAIIKVTDGGTNLRDDWNPNGSGTENTMWLDWQSQVANALSTLDTEGYTINLRGFFWYQGESDADNTYYSSVYETYFTTFTTEVYSYLSGLGYDTSSMQFVTALIHEDGNYGETDGTVVRAAQQNVMDNMELGSYFDTSDLTLQEDDMHLDAYSIQTVGERFADSYAAAVPEPKTCALGLGLAAALAIAAPRKRRR encoded by the coding sequence ATGAAAAATCATCATCTTTACCTCACCGCGCTCTGCATGTGCGGCCTTGGCACGCAGCTGCCCGCAGAGAGCATTGATATCTTCTTTTTAGCCGGACAGAGCAACGCCTCCGGACGCGTTCATACCGGCTACACTGAAGACCCGCGTGACGCTCAAGTCATGTACTACTACCAGACGGACGGACCCTCGTCCAACGACACGACATCCGGCGGGGAATTCACGACCCTGCAACCGATAGACACCGGTTATTACGGCCCTGAAATCACCTTGGGCCGGGCCTTGGTCGACCAAGGCTATAACACAGCCATCATTAAGGTCACCGACGGCGGGACCAACCTTCGTGATGACTGGAACCCGAACGGTTCCGGCACGGAAAACACCATGTGGCTGGACTGGCAAAGCCAGGTCGCCAATGCCCTCAGCACACTGGATACCGAAGGCTACACGATTAACTTGCGGGGCTTCTTTTGGTATCAGGGCGAAAGCGACGCCGACAACACCTACTACTCCTCCGTCTACGAAACCTACTTCACCACTTTTACCACTGAGGTCTACAGCTACCTAAGCGGGCTCGGCTATGACACCTCGAGTATGCAATTCGTCACCGCCCTGATCCACGAGGATGGAAACTATGGCGAAACGGACGGCACCGTTGTCCGAGCCGCCCAACAGAACGTGATGGATAACATGGAACTGGGCTCCTATTTCGACACCAGCGACCTCACGCTGCAAGAAGACGACATGCACCTGGATGCCTACTCGATTCAAACCGTCGGTGAGCGCTTCGCCGACAGCTACGCCGCCGCCGTACCGGAACCGAAGACCTGTGCCTTGGGCCTCGGCCTGGCCGCCGCACTGGCGATCGCAGCGCCTCGCAAACGTCGCCGCTGA
- a CDS encoding AraC family transcriptional regulator — MSSLKDLSLKHGGKYTVQSGMWGLPPRNYWLIFETFDVLPAGYISRAAQIHHSWSMRWHVDTGAWRDLQYYSLLFITKGSGTFLDESSKREIPIKQGDLLCVFPGRKHAYSPAKGASWNEINVEFVGPVFDAWVGIGLLDPNEPVRHLVPSGDEAEIEAWVARFHEVVLPLAERSVSEPVLEDSGRLINLIAAMCSTWQSNVKHEEVEWANEARKQLLDLPLEEKPDFVALARAFGLGEQAYRKKFKKLCGVSPFVFRSRQQIEAACHELMSSHKSIKEIGYDLGFGSLFYFSRRFKQVTGMTPGEYRNQASH; from the coding sequence GTGAGCTCACTTAAAGATCTCAGCCTTAAACATGGTGGTAAATATACCGTACAATCTGGTATGTGGGGGCTGCCCCCGCGCAATTACTGGCTGATTTTCGAGACCTTCGACGTTCTGCCCGCAGGCTATATCAGCCGTGCGGCTCAGATTCACCACAGTTGGTCCATGCGCTGGCATGTGGATACCGGCGCATGGCGCGACCTGCAGTATTATTCCCTCCTGTTTATTACGAAGGGGAGCGGTACCTTTCTAGACGAGTCGAGCAAGCGTGAGATCCCGATCAAGCAGGGGGACTTGCTTTGCGTGTTCCCCGGGCGCAAGCATGCCTATTCGCCGGCCAAGGGAGCGTCCTGGAATGAGATCAATGTGGAGTTTGTCGGTCCCGTTTTTGACGCCTGGGTGGGGATCGGCTTGCTGGATCCGAATGAGCCTGTACGGCATCTCGTACCGTCCGGAGACGAAGCGGAAATCGAGGCCTGGGTTGCCCGGTTTCACGAGGTCGTCCTGCCTCTGGCGGAGCGGAGCGTTTCGGAACCCGTTCTGGAGGATTCGGGGCGCTTGATCAACTTGATTGCCGCGATGTGCAGCACCTGGCAAAGCAACGTGAAGCATGAGGAAGTGGAGTGGGCGAACGAGGCCCGGAAGCAACTGCTGGATCTACCGCTGGAGGAAAAGCCCGACTTCGTGGCCCTGGCCCGTGCCTTTGGCTTGGGGGAGCAGGCTTACCGGAAGAAGTTCAAAAAGCTCTGCGGGGTCAGTCCGTTTGTCTTCCGTTCGCGTCAACAGATTGAGGCGGCCTGCCACGAACTGATGTCGAGTCACAAGTCGATCAAGGAAATCGGCTATGATCTGGGCTTCGGGAGTTTGTTTTACTTTTCCAGAAGGTTTAAACAGGTGACGGGAATGACTCCGGGGGAATACCGGAACCAAGCGAGCCACTAG